The DNA segment TATGAAGGGATGTAAATGAATCTAGCTGAGCCACAATCGTTTTGAGTAAGTTTGAAAAAGATTGATTTGTATTCAAAATTATGAAACTTAAGcctaaattattttgttcgatgGTTTGCAAGTCTTTCACAACTTTTAAgtagttttttttaaagtatATATCTTTAGGGTTAATAATGACATATTTTATGGTTTTGAAATCACGAGATTGCTGAAAACCTTCTATAACAGCTAACTCCatgtattttcaaatttttttaagtaaTAACATCCCTGTAAACATATATGGACAAAAGAGTGAATGctcaaaattttataataacgTATATGCACAAGATTTGGAAACACATATAGCAAATAGACTATGATTAACCTcgtttattaataatatttgttttaCTCTACATTTATATCCAATTCATTTTCTCTCTCCGCCGCATCTCCCACAGTCCGTCTGTACTCTCTCCACATTTTGATATCTCCCCCCGTCTTCTGCGTTCCGACCATCTCATTTTGCAGCTCTCTGTTGATTTTTGTAGGTTGACAACGCTCTTAGGAAgtttttcagattgaagattTGTTTTTCCGAATCTCCCCTCTCAGCCTTTGTTTTATAATCTGTATTTattgtgaatatatatattttttaaaacaattttgTGGTGATTGCATCGAAAGTAAGTTCATGAATTTCCACGGATATCTTCACAGCTATGGTGGGTCTTTCTCTTGGAGAGAAAAATTTCATAAAGGGCGGAATAGCTCAGGACCTACGTACAGATGGAAGGAAAAGATTAGCTTACCGGCCCATCCATGTGGAAACTGGTGTGATTCCTCAGGTATCCGGATTTGAAATCTTCTTGTATGTCAAAATATATTGTCATGTTTGCTTATTTCTGCTCATGGACATGAAAAGGCTAGCGGCTCAGCAAGAGTGACAATAGGTGCAACAATTGTTATTGCAAGTGTTAAGGTATTGAATTTCTCATGGTTTTTGGGAATTTAAGATCTTATCCTTCAGTCATTTTCTCTGTTACAATTCGTATCTTGTGCAATACATAATTTCTTTTGCAGGCTGAGCTTGGCAAGCCCCATCCATCTCATCCTGACAAAGGAAAGGTTTCGATATTTGTTGATTGCAGCTCCATAGCTGAGCCGACATTCGAGGTTTAAAATCTTTCATATTTCTATTGATTTATGCTGATAGTTAGAACATTGGAATTCACCTATGATACTTTACATggtttagaattttagattttttagGTGAAGATTTCTTCCAACTAATTTATAAGAAGTTGTGGCTAATAGAGTTGCCTCGAAATAAAAGGGCATCATTCATTTATATATCTACGATGTTACTGAAGTAGATGAACACTTAACCATTCATCATCTTCTGGTTATCGTTAATGCTTGACATCTGGAGTATCTTATAAGGTTTTCCACCGTCCACTTGAAGGTTATGCTTTACAGATTGGATTTTATGCTTTTTGTTAGATAATATTGTTGCTATGTTAAAACATGAATTTGTTCAGGTTTTTGTTTATTGTGGCCTTTAGATACTGGATATTTGTTAGCTCGCTAGTAATCTTTATGGTGTACCTCTTCCTCATGGGGGAGATAACCTGATGCTTCTATTGTTCAGTTATGGAGATCCATTATGCATACAACTAGAATTGCGATAATGATAAAAAGCCCCATTTTCTTCTTAACATTTTTGATGGTACAGTTGCATTTATGTGCTAAATAGAGGTCTATCGAAATGCTTCATTGATTTATCATGCTTGAAATGGTAGTGTTATTATTTAGGCTATTTGCTATCTCACATGAACCTCAAGGAGGCCTTGAGGTGTAGAATCAAGAAGCATATAAGGTGACCTTGATAATTTGTGTTACCGATTTACAGAATTGTCATATGttaaatttttgcttttattgCTTGTCTATTGGTGATGTCATGTTGTTGCATCATGTGAATTAGGATACTGTCTTTTTTGGGTGAGCCTTTTGAAATATCCATGCAAGAAAAAGGATTAAAAAGACAATATTTAGCATTTGTTAAAACAAATGTTGAAGTCTAAAATAAAGTATGTTTTTGTTCTGTGATTGCAAAGCTTATTGTTGAAACGAGATATTTTCCCGAGCTTTAGTCTTAAAGACTACTCTTGCTCTTTCCTAAGATATCCTAATTCATGCATGTCTCTGTACATTCAATGCACTACACATCAGTAGGTTTTGCTGTAATTTTGCTTCGTCCCAAATCACAGGGCAGAGGCAGCGAGGAATTAGCCTCAGAGCTCTCTTCAGCACTTCAGATATGTCTATTGGGTGGTAAAAGTGGGGCAGGTATAATTAAGCAATGTGTCAGGGAGAGTTTATGTATAACTTTGACAGTTTCAAAACTTGGTATTCATCATCATTGTGCTACAGGGGCTGGAATTGATCTATCGTCTCTATCTATCATTGAGGGGAAGGTTTGTTGGGATCTTTATATTGATGGCCTTGTCCTTAGTTCCGATGGTAATATGCTGGATGCCTTGGGAGCTGCTGTTAAGGTTTATGCTTCTTTCTTTTGTATTGTACCAGATTCGGAGATTCTTTAAATTACAGTATTGTGGTTTTAGTGTTTTATTGTTCTTATTTGCTTTGTCTCATATATACTGCACTTGTAGGCCGCATTAAGCAATACGGCCATTCCGAAAGTCCAAGTTTCAGCAGAGGCATCTTCTGATGATCAACCAGAGGTTGATGTAAGCGACGAGGAATTTCTTCAGTTCGATACAACTGGAGTCCCTGTTATTATCACCTTAACAAAGGCAAGCTAGTTCAAATATCTGGTAGTTTTGTCTTTGACGTGATATCTTTAAACACAGCCAACTTGTTCTCTTACCCAAAATTTCAGGTTGGAAGGCCTTATATAGTAGATGCAACTTTGGAAGAGGAATCCCAAATGAGTTCCGCTGTCTCTGTTTCTGTCAATAGGCACGGACGGATATGCGGATTAACAAAAAGAGGGGGTGCGGGATTATGTCCAAGCACCATAATGGATATGATATCGGTTGCCAAACATGTTAGTGAGCAGTTGATAAATGACTTGGATTCGGCAATAGCTGCTGCTGAGGCTTGTGATGAGGACTCATGAGAAGGTGAATTTAGGTGATTTTCTGAGGCATCAATTGAACTTAATCATTTAATGATCTGTAGATTGTTTGAAGATTGCACTTTTAATGGCAAGTGTTTTTTTATTTGGAGTGCATTAGTCATAACTTCGAATTCTTTGGGTTTTCAGTTATTCATGAAGGGGAGAAGTAGAAAACATTAGTCATCGAGTTAGTGTTCGTAATTTTTCTTGAATATCACATTTACCATTGTTATGATGTTTCAAATTAGTTTTAAAAACCGAACCAGTGCAGAATGTTGGTTTGATCGGTAATCCCGGATGTATATCTGGTCCGAATCTTTCAATTGATGAGCTTTTAATTTACCGAGGAGAAACCAAGATAAACCGATGATTCTGTGTTGGAACAAGGTAACATGTTgctaaaaacaaaaacataccAGTTCATATCCTTTTGTTTTCGATTGTCTGGATTTTAagccatttttaaaaaaatattatttcgcatattttattttacttggTTTAAAGAAAATCTATTTTTACTTGGAAAACTGgagttattttgtatttaattggTATTTGGCATGAAATTCATAATACTATCATAAAATTTTGgtgttaataaattatttactcTATTAGAAATAAATTCTTTTATATTTGCATTGTACAAAACAGAAATAGATGACTGTGTATGTCTGCGTCGATTTAAATGTAGTTATTATAAAAgtaatttatttgatgaaaTGTGGTTATGTTAAATCAATGAAATAATCTCGTTTATATTTATCATAgacataataatataatatagtagatttaatttatatttataatatgatTTTCTACCCATCATACTGCACAAGaacttaatttttaatattatctagtctcatttaaagttttttttttcatcagcTAATTCATACTTAACTTTTGTAACTGTCCATTAATTAAACGAACTTGTGATGGTTTTACAAACTGCCCAAACATTAAATTGCTACAAGTCAGGGCGAGGCATGAATGAGGCGAGACCCTAGAGGGGTGGAGAATACTGAATACTCTCGAATTtagcctaaaaattcataacaaattcgaACGACGTTCTTTTTTCGATGCGACTTCGAATATACTATCTAacctagctcaagaacaacatatccgaaAATCATACGATTCTAACAACGTTCGAAAAAatgaagtataactgatcggagaaatacttgcGGTAGAACGAAGACTTCGAAGCCTTGATCGCGAATATACCTTCAGATTGAGTTTCTAACAGACGGATCGAGCAAGAACTGAAATAAAAAAGCTCAAAGGGGCGTTTTGATGGTGTTGATCGGCCATGGAGATGAAGAAGGAAGAAGAATAATGATGACACGCCTAGTCAAGCCCTTAAATATAAAAAGACCAAGTCAAACTctcatatttgcactttggtccctgaattttTCCAAATTCGCAattcagtccctgatcaaatatcaattcaacctCGGATCTCATAAACTCTGATTATCAATAATAAACTCCTATAATCTCAATTAGGCTATTTTTtgggggcgttacaattctccccctctgagaactgatttcgtcctcgaaatcgaaaacggttcaatcacataagataagAGATAGAATCAaagactgcaataagaattcacCTCCCAGAAATAATTCTGGAATGGTTGTACCATATCGGAATCTGTCTCTCAAGTCTCTTCTTAAAATCCATATCAAATCCACTGTACTTCCACAAACTGAAATGGTCTGTTTCGAAGCTacttctcttttcgatcaagaattgGAATCGGTCGTTTCAAGGCAACTTGGTTTCTCATAAAATTCAGTTCCATCGGCTAAAGAACATACGAAGTATCTGGTTGGGTAATTCAACAATAAAGAGACGTGAAACACATTGTGAATATTGGAAAGAAGGTTGGACAAAAGCAaatctataggcaagatcgcctatcatcTCCAAAATTTCTTAAGAATCGATCAATCTCAGAGATGGCTTCTCTCTTTTCTCATATCTGACAAAGCCTTTGAAAGTAGAACCTTCCGAactactcggtctccctgaacAAAATATAGAGATCTGCGTCTGAAATTCGTATACTACGTCTGTCTATCAAGAGTCGTCTTCATTCTCGTCAAAAAATCTTCACCTATTCGACCATGCTTCGAATCAAatctggtcccaaatcaggtgactcagaAAATTCATCTCAGTACAAATGAAATTTCCTTtttcttctcgtacaactcttcaaaagatgccatcaagatCATCATCTGATGGCTATCGTTGTACGAATTATCCACAAGAATCAAGGATTCTGTCAACTAGTGCTAAAATCAAGCACTAGAGCTCCTGGCTTATCCTCTAAAGTCTGATTCAAGagctctggctgtccgtcgttatGAGGACAATAACTGTATTCAAATGTAATCGAATAACAAAAGCCTATTCGAAGTCAGATGCCAAAAGAACGATTGAATCGAGGACCTATGTCTAattgacagacttcggcaaatCATGCAATCTGTCAACATCTCTGATAAAATATCGATCACCTGATCATGACTAAAAGTCATTCTGTACAAAATGCGGTAGCAGATTTCATCAATCAGTCAATTGTTAttcagatagcatcacaatctCAAACTGATCGGTAACTTTGTGAAAAAATATGTCAAGACGTGATCCCTATtccattctgaatcagaataaACTGTACAACAAACCCTCGGTCGTTTTCTCTGCTTCCGATTGCTGACATTTCAAAACGTCGGAAAACAAACCTCGTGATATCATTCTTTTATCGGCTTCTAAAGAACCGATTCttcaattcatcaaacatctttCGTTCATTTGAAACTCAGACGGTGTCTAGTTCTGCCTTTTGTTCATCGAATTTTGAAAAATCGAATCAGATTTCTGTACTTCTTGAATCTTCATAGTCAACTTCGGTTCGGCTCAACAACCTAGATTCTGATAGACCTCCTATCTGCTTCAAATTCTAAATCAGAAATACCAAAATCATCGATCCAAAGAGAATTATCGATAGTAGATAAGATAGAGAACAAATCTTTTGGCTCAGAGTATCGGTTACTGTATTCAATTTCCGCGAATAGAATTAGATTTTGCAGTCAGAGTCTGCAGCATATCTAGTCATCTCCTCTGTTTCATATTCAGTTCAGACTGCGAAAACAAAACTTCAACTTCTAAGATCAGAAATGATTTCGGAAATCTCCTAGTAAAGagaatgcctccagatcttccACGCAATAAGATCGCTGTGAGCTCAAAATTAAGACTCGAACATTGAGTCTTGTACGTCTTCAAATGCCATAATGCCTAAGCTATTAAGTGATTCTTCTGAATAAGAATATATTccaaatctcgataagaagaatTTCGATAAACTGTAAGATCATCATTATAGAAAGAAATAAAGAATACTGAAATACTGGTCAATCCCTTCTTCAGATCGATAAATtgatctcataagattcggtTCAGGAAAAAAGATGCATTCTTCGGAGTTAGCTGAGTATTCGGCTTCACAACGATAATAATCCCTCAATAATTATGTGATAGAAACCCACTGTACTCATACATCTTCAATCTCAGGTACATGTGTCGGTCTAGATCAATTCCTAACAGCTTCGGTCTTGCGGTGATCAACCGAAATCCCATCTAAATTCAGACTTTGATAAaaggcatacaactgctcggcacaCAAAGTCTACAACCAACTCTCAAATTCTCTAAATGTTCAGTACtactcttcgaata comes from the Henckelia pumila isolate YLH828 chromosome 1, ASM3356847v2, whole genome shotgun sequence genome and includes:
- the LOC140874625 gene encoding uncharacterized protein isoform X1 codes for the protein MVGLSLGEKNFIKGGIAQDLRTDGRKRLAYRPIHVETGVIPQASGSARVTIGATIVIASVKAELGKPHPSHPDKGKVSIFVDCSSIAEPTFEGRGSEELASELSSALQICLLGGKSGAGIIKQCVRESLCITLTVSKLGIHHHCATGAGIDLSSLSIIEGKVCWDLYIDGLVLSSDGNMLDALGAAVKAALSNTAIPKVQVSAEASSDDQPEVDVSDEEFLQFDTTGVPVIITLTKVGRPYIVDATLEEESQMSSAVSVSVNRHGRICGLTKRGGAGLCPSTIMDMISVAKHVSEQLINDLDSAIAAAEACDEDS
- the LOC140874625 gene encoding uncharacterized protein isoform X2, producing the protein MVGLSLGEKNFIKGGIAQDLRTDGRKRLAYRPIHVETGVIPQASGSARVTIGATIVIASVKAELGKPHPSHPDKGKVSIFVDCSSIAEPTFEGRGSEELASELSSALQICLLGGKSGAGAGIDLSSLSIIEGKVCWDLYIDGLVLSSDGNMLDALGAAVKAALSNTAIPKVQVSAEASSDDQPEVDVSDEEFLQFDTTGVPVIITLTKVGRPYIVDATLEEESQMSSAVSVSVNRHGRICGLTKRGGAGLCPSTIMDMISVAKHVSEQLINDLDSAIAAAEACDEDS